GAACGGGCGGACTGGCTTGGCGTCAACTCCATCGACGAGGCGCTCACCATCACGGAAGCCGGTATCCGGAAGCCCGTGGCTATTCTGGGACACACACCGCTCGATCAACTCGAAGCAGTGGCGCGGAACGGTTACCGCCAGGTTCTTTATCGGCTGGACGTTGCCAAGGCGTTGTCGGATTCTGCCCAGAAACTTGGAACCATGGCGCGCGTTCACCTCAAAATCGAAACCGGCACAAACCGGCAAGGCGTCGGACTGAACGACCTTCCAGGCTTTATCGCCGAAGTTGCAAAACTGCCCGGCATTGAAATTGAAGGTGTATACACCCATTTCGCCAATATCGAAGACACGCTCGACCCGTCGTTCGCAGAATCCCAGACCCGAAAGTTCAGGGATGCTTTGACCATTCTGGAAAGCGCGGGCGTCCGTCCGCAACAGATCCACGCGTCCGCGACGGCCGGTACGTTGCTTTATCCCGACATGGCATTCACGATGGTGCGCGTTGGCATCGGAATATACGGCATCTGGCCGTCGCGCGAAACCCAGCTGGCCGCGCGCGAGCGGGGCAAGCGGCTCGCACTTTTGCCCGTGCTTACGTGGAAGACGCGTGTCGCTCAGGTAAAGCAGGTCGAGACCGGCGAGTATGTGGGATACGGCCTGACGTTTCGCGCAAGCCGTCCGATGAAACTGGTGGTTCTTCCGATAGGCTATTACGACGGCTACGATCGCAAATTGTCCAACTCCGGGCGCGCGCTGATCCATGGACAGCCGGCTCCGATCATCGGACGCGTTGCGATGAATATGACGATGCTGGATGTCACCGATATCGGCGCTCAACTCGACGATGAAGTCGTCCTGCTGGGCCGGCAAGGCAATTCGGAAATCCGAGCCGAAGAATTGGCGGAGAAAATCGGCTCGATTCCCTACGAAGTCGTCACGCGGATCAATCCGCTGATACCGCGGATTAAAACCGGTTAGAAACCATTTATTCCTTAAGCCTTCAGCCAGTGATATTTCCCGCGAAAGTACAGCAACGGATGATCGGGCTGCAATAATTCCGCATTATCCACCTCACCCAGGAATATCAGGTGATCGCCTCCCTCATAAACCTGCATGACCTTGCATTCCATGGCAGCGAGAGAGCTCTTGATCAGAGGCATTCCCAATGGCCCATCGAAGTAAACCGCCGGCGGCCGCTCCGCATCCTTTTTAGCGAATATCCGTGAGACGTCTTCCTGATGTTCGGACAGGATGCTGATGCCGAAGTGTTTCGAATCCCTGAACCATTGGAGACCGCTTAATTTGTGATCCAGGCAAACCAGAACGAGCACCGGATTCAGAGAAACGGAGGTAAATGAATTGACGGTCAAGCCATACGGTTTGCCGTCCTGATCGCGGGTCGTCACGACCGTGATGCCCGTCGCGAAGTTGCCCATTACTTGTCGAAATTGATCTGAACCAACCATAGGGGCCGTATGATAACATCCGCCAGCGAGAATCACATGAGACGCCGGTTTTACGTATTGGCAGTCTTCGCAGCGGTAACGGCCGCAACGGTTATCAGGGCTCAAGTGCGGGTCGACGTCCGGCTCGTCAATGTCATTGCCACCGTCACGGACACGCACGGGAGATACGTATCCAACCTTGCCGCGAACGACTTCACTCTCGAAGAAGACGGTAACGTTCAGGCAATTTCACACTTCAGCCAGGATCAGGAAGTGCCCGTCAGCGTGGGCGTCCTTCTCGATACAAGCGGCAGCATGGACCGGAAAATCCGGACGGCCGTCGATTCCGTCGATCGTTTCATCCACAGGATCCGCCAGGACGACGAAATATTCCTGATCACGTTTTCGGGCCAGGCGGTTTTACGTCAGGACTTCACCGATAATCGCGACAAACTCTCGCAGGCATTGCGCCACATCACGCCGACCGGCGGCACCGCTCTGTACGATGCATTGAATGAAGGT
The Terriglobia bacterium genome window above contains:
- the alr gene encoding alanine racemase, with the translated sequence MLSWVEIDASRLRSNIDAFRSATPTGTSIMAVVKANAYGHGLGVTAPIAAERADWLGVNSIDEALTITEAGIRKPVAILGHTPLDQLEAVARNGYRQVLYRLDVAKALSDSAQKLGTMARVHLKIETGTNRQGVGLNDLPGFIAEVAKLPGIEIEGVYTHFANIEDTLDPSFAESQTRKFRDALTILESAGVRPQQIHASATAGTLLYPDMAFTMVRVGIGIYGIWPSRETQLAARERGKRLALLPVLTWKTRVAQVKQVETGEYVGYGLTFRASRPMKLVVLPIGYYDGYDRKLSNSGRALIHGQPAPIIGRVAMNMTMLDVTDIGAQLDDEVVLLGRQGNSEIRAEELAEKIGSIPYEVVTRINPLIPRIKTG
- a CDS encoding flavin reductase family protein, which produces MGNFATGITVVTTRDQDGKPYGLTVNSFTSVSLNPVLVLVCLDHKLSGLQWFRDSKHFGISILSEHQEDVSRIFAKKDAERPPAVYFDGPLGMPLIKSSLAAMECKVMQVYEGGDHLIFLGEVDNAELLQPDHPLLYFRGKYHWLKA